DNA from Alnus glutinosa chromosome 2, dhAlnGlut1.1, whole genome shotgun sequence:
TGCTAAACACATCAAAACTGAAAACTATATCAGAAACCGATACAAGGATTGAAAAAGAGAGCCTCAGAGCCACATAATTCCGATACCCCAAAAGGAACTAAGAACTTAGACAACAATACATCACCAACGCAAAATACAAATTGCAGTTGACTTCAAAGACCCATCTAAGGAAAAGCTAAGATAACCAGAAAAAGTTATTACTTTTACTAccttatcaacaaaaaaatggaaaaccCAGTTGGAAATTAGATGAAAGAGAACCTGATAAGAAGGAGGTGGGGAGGAGGGTTTGATTAGGACCATAAAATGCTGCAAATCCCAGATATTGAGGGAGTAAGCAGCAGACATAAGCACCTGGGCTGGTCCTTTAGTGGCCCTCAGAGGAACTGCCACTACATACACTTCATCTCTGCCTCTTGGCATTGCTGATTTTGTTAACGGTAACGAGGCCATTTGCTTTGCCTAAAACGTTAGAACGGTTGAAGACTTGAAGTCACAGTTtgaggtgaaaaaaaaaaaagaataaataataccaatagaaaatatgaaaagtcaaaaaataaaaaaaaaaatattgtgaagCAAAATTGTAGCCACATTTCTCATTGTTTTGTATTAACTCATATATACGACACCGGTTGATGGGCCCCTATGTGAGCTTGAGTGTTCTATGGATTTTCTCTGTTCTTAATATGATCCAAAAAATTGGACGACGGTCGGCGCCCGGCAGTGCAACTATCCCTCTCCTCTGCTGAGATGAGTGACatcattattataatttttagtttttttaaaaaaataataaattaattcatACCCTTCAAAAGTTAAGTAcatgttttatcaaaatatttcttCTTAATGTTCTTACAAGAaggtgtgaatttttttttttataaaatgtattttatattttgaaaagtaaTTTGTGCTCTTggtttttgttaatgtatttgagaaaagtgaaaaattaaaaaccgaaaacaaaaaataaataaaattgtattccTAATGTTATGGCATGTGTTAACAAGGATTTATATTAAAAGTCCGTTAGGATTTGGGATTTCAAAAAGttcgatttaaaaatagcaattttaaaatgtgcgatttaaaaaaatgatttttaaaaacgcggTTAAGCTTTtagtaaaatcgcagtttgatctttaaaatcgctggttagccttttaaaatattgtgttttcaaaaaaaattccattgcCTGGGATTATtattgaataagcacttttctgcattttcaaatcgcaatttttttaaaacgcagtttccaaacggttcattttctgcgatttggtttaaaatcgtattttttgtctacgaaatcgcaatcccaaacgcaccctaagagtaatgttaaaaagtAGAAACCACGCTTTTATGATTTTATTCCACCATTCTCTATCATTGTTGACATTGCAGTGTCTATCATCCTTtggattaaaaaattaatttgtactaaataaataaattagtacaAATAACTTATTATTGttgattatttaaaaataatcaatCAAGAACTAATTTGTACTTCCATTACAACATAACGGGGTACACGGGAGAA
Protein-coding regions in this window:
- the LOC133861201 gene encoding uncharacterized protein LOC133861201 isoform X2, encoding MASLPLTKSAMPRGRDEVYVVAVPLRATKGPAQVLMSAAYSLNIWDLQHFMVLIKPSSPPPSYQALVFDFQPKDPENLYAALDVISGRAVPGEPYILLESFL